GATTCTATTATTGCGTTTCTTCTTCATGATTTACCCCCACTATATAATAGATTCCATTACCATCTTTCATCAATATAATCTGTGCCTCTGTATCATACTTTGTGCTGTCTATCTCAGTGGAAGGAAGATATGTCCACCTTACTACTACTTCAATTGCATCTACGATAGATTCTTCACGTTCTCCATCATCATCTTCTTCACCCAATAAGGTAAAGTCAATCTTCTGAGCGGACACACCATTTACAGATGCGACTTCCAGAGTTTGATTTACAGTGTTGTTATTAAGATGTTCAAGCAGCACCGAATACAGTGTATCCTTTGCTTGTCGATATACACTAACTTTCAGTGTTGGATCAATAAACTGCAGCCCTCCGATATCATTGACTTTTAATTTATTAGCGAACGTAAAATAATCCGCTACAAAATTCTGAGCCACAAGTCCTGCAACGGTCTCATCAGACTTCGAATTTTTGATCGCATCAAGAAGCTGTTTATATAAATCTACTTGTAAATCTGTCGCATTTTTCCGAATTGAATAATAGTCATCAGTATTGATAATTGGTGTTTCTGCCGATGTCTCTTTTCCTAATGTATCCCAAATTACGAGTCCCCCCACAATTAGAACAGCAAAGGACAACATCAATACAAAGATTGATAGAAAGTTCTTTTTATGTTTCATAATTTGTTTTTCCTTTTATACTGTTATATTTTACTTCTTTCATATGCATTGTCAATAATTCAAAGTGAAACCCACCAAATCACACAGAAATCTCACCTTAGTAAAAACAAGCATTTGTCATGCTTGTTCACTTCGCGTATTTAAATATTTTATAAACGTCTTCAGCGTATAGTTTCTTAAAATTCCCAAACGATTCACTGCGCTTATAGTACATCCGTTCGATCATGATGTCAGAATCATCATTCAATATTCCTGCTTCATGAAGTCGTGTTGGTAAAAACATGGACTTCAAGAATCGTTCATAACGTGAAATGCCTTCTTCAATGATTTTATCCACTTCATGCGTGGCATAATCAACATCAAAGACACGTTGTGCAAACTGAACAAATCGATCTTTATTTTCAGGATAGACGTGTTTCATCCATGCTGGGAATACGATCGCGAGTCCTGCTCCATGTGGAATGTGGTACAGCGCCGTGAGTTCATGTTCAATGCGATGACTTGCCCAGTCTTCTTCTCGCCCAGATCCAAGCAGTCCATTATGAGCCAGTGTTCCTGCAAAACCAATTTCAGACCATGCATCGATATCATCCAAATGATTGACTACATAGGGTCCATAATGAATAATGGTACGCATGGTTGCCTCAAGTAAGCGATCGGTATAATCAACATGTTCAGTATTTGTAAAGTATCGTTCAAGCAGGTGTGCGAAGATATCAGATATACCCGCCGCAGCTTGGTCACTTCGTAAAGATACAAAGTATGCTGGGTTGATAATTGCGAATCGAGGAATGAGGCAGGTCCCTTTAATGGAACGTTTCAGTGTTGCATTGTTTACACTCACAACGCTTGAAGCACTGCTTTCACTCCCTGCTGCTGGTATTGTCAGAACACACCCTATTGGCAAGGCATCATCGATATTCAAATTATCAACATAAGCCTCTTCAATATTTCCAGCGTATAAGACACCTGCTGCGATTCCTTTCGCAGAATCAATCACACTGCCACCACCAACCGCAAGAATTCCTTCGATTGCATGCTCTTTACACATTTTAATCCCTTGTGCCACTAAATCAAATTCAGGATTTGCTTTCACACCCCCTAATTCATACACTTCAATATTAAGTGCATTCAACCGATTCATGACGTCTTCATAAATACCATGCTTTTTTATCGAGGCCATACCATAATGTAAAAGCACACGTTTACCAAGATGATGCATATTATCGCCTAACATATCCAGGCTATTTTTCCCAAATATGATACGCGCTGGATTATAAAATGTGAAATCTTTCATGGTTTATTTCTCCCAAAGTTTTGCTGGATAAACCCCTTCTTCTTGGAACGTTTTGAATTGTTCTAAGACGCGTGGTTTGTCATCTTGATAGGTAACGCCAAACCAGCTATCTGGAGTTTCAAGCACTTCAACTTCAATCTTTCCTTCAGTAATAAGCTCACCAATATCACTGGGTAACAAGGCTTCTGCTTTTAATGGATTCTCAGCTGTTTTAGTCTCTAAGAACGCGTTAAACTTCGTTTCAAGTAATTCAAATACTTTCGGTGTGAATCCCCAGAAGTTCATAGAAGCAACGCTATCTTCCGGAAGCAATGCTGCAGGTTCACCACCCACAACCCCTTCATCACTCATTTTAATGCCATCCATCTCAACAATTCGTGTTAACTTGCCATCAACACGTTCACAAACACCACGGGTTACGGTTCCATTATCGGTGAGTGTATTGCGAAGGCTGTACCCCATCATTGAGAAATGTGTATCGGATACATCTTCTTGTAAGAAACGCGCCATCTCAACATACGCAGCTTTTCCATAATAATCATCTGCATTAATAACAGTGAATGGTGTCTTTACAAGATCTTTGGTTGCTAAAACGGCATGTGTTGTTCCCCATGGTTTCACACGTTCTGGATCTCGTTTAAACCATTCAGGAACATCATCTAAACTTTGAAACGCATATTCCACTTCAATGAAAGGACGCACCTTTGATACTAATACCTCTTCAAAAATGTCTTTATGTTCTTCGCGAATAATTAATACTAATTTATTGTAGCCCGCTTTAATCGCGTCAAAGATTGAGAAATCAATGATTGCTTCTCCATTGGCTCCAAATTTGTCTATTTGTTTTAAACCACCATAACGGCTACCCATTCCAGCCGCTAAGATTACTAATGTTAAATCCTTCATTTCAATCCTCCTAGTTGTGGTTATATTGTACCATATTAACAATGTTTTTTTTATTTGATTGAACGATAGCTCATCATTTGTCAAAAAATAAACCAAACTTTATCAGTCTTCCCCCAAGCATTTCTTGCATTACCTCTAAAAAACACCAAGAGTGACATATTCTTCCTTTTATGATGAATCTAAGGATCATACACCACCATCATGATTCGTATCGTGTGCGCTAAACCTAACGAATATAAACCATTCAAAGTGCTTCATACAAGTCATATCAATACAAGCATCAACGAAAGAAAAACGCTAAACACACAGGATGAATATAAGATTTACGTGCCAATCTAAAATGGTTTGTATGGACAATCTAAAAGTAAGTATTGATTTTACCTGATTTTTTTTGTATTATTGTAATGCATGCCGCCATAGTTCAATGGTAAAATAGAGCAATGGTAATGCTCAGTTCCGAGTTCGATTCTCGGTGGCGGCACCAGACGACTTCAAGCCCACTAAAAAGTGGGTTTTTTAATACCCTAAAGCACCGTGGGTATACAGTGGGTATACAAATTCATTTCTATAATAAGTAACCGAGTTTAAAATAATCTTAAAATAACTCTTTACATTACTACCATATGGTAGTATACTATATGTGTACAGAGGGAAACCCCCTTAAGGAGTCACACATGAAAACAAATCAACAATTTCCACTTCACGAACTTGAATTAGCACCTTGGGTATGGGCTAAGAATCGCGCATTATGCGCAGTTGCAAATTGGAATGACAACCTGTTCGAAATCGTGAACGAATCAGAAAAAGCAATTCAAATCAAAATCATCCAACCTTCAAAAGGTGAAGCACACGAAAAATTGCACGGTGAATGGTTGCAATGGTTACCTAAATCAGCAGTATTGAACATTGAGCGTTACAGTTAATAGGAGGAAACAACAATGACAAGCAAAGACTTAAGAGATGTAAAGAAAGAGTATGGATATGTATTACGTTGGATCAACGGTGGTGGTGATGAAGCCGGGAACACTTGGCCATATCGCTACTTCCTGGAATGCACATTTACAGGGAATAAAATTGAGTTAGATCATGATAAGTTCAAAGAGTTAGTGACGTTCCCTATTTCGGAGTTCAAAGGACCTTACGCTTATGAGCGATATGTTGAGCTATTTAATCACTTTGGAATTGAGCCAATGACCACCAAATCAAGACAAGAGCGGTATATAAGAGCCGTCAGCGACTTAACGTTATCTTCGATAATGACACACTCGGACAGAGTCAATTTCTCAAAAGGTGTGCTTGGAAAAGCGCGTATTGAACAATATGCAAAAGAATTCCGCAGCAAGGTTAAAAAAGCAGAACAGCTACTTCAATCAAATGATTAGTATATAGAAAAAGAGCCACCCCAATTAAGAGGTGGCTTTGTTTTCATATTTTCTATCTAAAGGATCAGTGCGCATTTCTAATTGATCATACATTTTTTCCACTTTGTGAATCAAGCCATTCCCA
This DNA window, taken from Erysipelothrix larvae, encodes the following:
- a CDS encoding nucleotidyltransferase family protein codes for the protein MKDLTLVILAAGMGSRYGGLKQIDKFGANGEAIIDFSIFDAIKAGYNKLVLIIREEHKDIFEEVLVSKVRPFIEVEYAFQSLDDVPEWFKRDPERVKPWGTTHAVLATKDLVKTPFTVINADDYYGKAAYVEMARFLQEDVSDTHFSMMGYSLRNTLTDNGTVTRGVCERVDGKLTRIVEMDGIKMSDEGVVGGEPAALLPEDSVASMNFWGFTPKVFELLETKFNAFLETKTAENPLKAEALLPSDIGELITEGKIEVEVLETPDSWFGVTYQDDKPRVLEQFKTFQEEGVYPAKLWEK
- a CDS encoding iron-containing alcohol dehydrogenase, with the translated sequence MKDFTFYNPARIIFGKNSLDMLGDNMHHLGKRVLLHYGMASIKKHGIYEDVMNRLNALNIEVYELGGVKANPEFDLVAQGIKMCKEHAIEGILAVGGGSVIDSAKGIAAGVLYAGNIEEAYVDNLNIDDALPIGCVLTIPAAGSESSASSVVSVNNATLKRSIKGTCLIPRFAIINPAYFVSLRSDQAAAGISDIFAHLLERYFTNTEHVDYTDRLLEATMRTIIHYGPYVVNHLDDIDAWSEIGFAGTLAHNGLLGSGREEDWASHRIEHELTALYHIPHGAGLAIVFPAWMKHVYPENKDRFVQFAQRVFDVDYATHEVDKIIEEGISRYERFLKSMFLPTRLHEAGILNDDSDIMIERMYYKRSESFGNFKKLYAEDVYKIFKYAK